A region from the Lolium perenne isolate Kyuss_39 chromosome 4, Kyuss_2.0, whole genome shotgun sequence genome encodes:
- the LOC139838907 gene encoding uncharacterized protein, translating into MNVLSAMLAAAERADLLQDLTQFGIRHRVSFYANDVVVFAQPCSTTIIDAIEQALLCPLGQFPCKYLGLPLSLSTLRKEEIQPFLDKLARRLPFWKARLLTREGRVAYVQTVLTASVIYQLLALDIAPWVMQLIDRMRRGFLWAGIEDAQGGHCLVAWHKVC; encoded by the exons ATGAATGTCCTCTCCGCCATGTTGGCCGCTGCGGAGCGAGCCGACCTGCTACAGGACCTAACACAGTTTGGTATCCGGCACCGTGTCTCTTTCTACGCCAACGATGTGGTGGTGTTCGCCCAGCC GTGTTCCACCACCATCATTGATGCCATCGAGCAGGCCCTCCTGTGCCCTCTAGGCCAGTTCCCATGCAAGTACCTCGGGCTACCACTGTCCCTTTCCACTCTGAGAAAGGAGGAAATCCAACCCTTCCTTGACAAACTGGCGAGGCGACTGCCGTTTTGGAAAGCGAGGCTGCTTACACGCGAAGGACGTGTGGCCTATGTTCAGACGGTTCTCACCGCCTCCGTCATCTACCAACTCCTCGCCCTAGACATCGCCCCTTGGGTGATGCAGCTAATTGATCGGATGAGAAGGGGGTTCCTCTGGGCGGGCATAGAGGATGCACAAGGTGGGCACTGCTTGGTTGCTTGGCACAAGGTTTGCTAG
- the LOC127348314 gene encoding polygalacturonase, translating into MASSVLVLSMAALVMILLCNTTATASNASPANETQHNTFSLDNFGAHGDGKHDDTQALAKAWNAACSSSRPAVLLVPKGKSYLLNSITLSGPCKSSIVFMVKGTLVAPPSRSAWSEDNRGHWIMIQGIFGLTVTGGGTINGNGDDWWKNSCKTNKALPCTMAPTAFTFHRCDSLKVENLKIFNSQQIHMSVEDCNDVQLARLSITAPGTSPNTDGIHITRSKDVQVRDCIIKTGDDCMSIEDGTHNLHVTKVVCGPGHGISIGSLGDDNSRAEVSGILIDSVQLYGTTNGARIKTWQGGSGYAKDITFQNIIMDNVQNPIIIDQNYCDSTTPCKKQQSAVEVSNVVFKNIRGTTISKDAIKLSCSNDDSCSDIVLENIDLKMEGDKGETQSTCQNAKWRKAGTVIPQPCEAKN; encoded by the coding sequence ATGGCGTCGAGCGTGCTCGTCTTGTCCATGGCGGCTCTCGTGATGATCTTGCTGTGCAACACTACGGCCACCGCGAGCAATGCCAGCCCGGCAAACGAAACTCAACACAACACCTTCAGCCTCGACAACTTCGGCGCCCATGGTGACGGGAAGCATGATGACACGCAAGCGCTGGCCAAGGCGTGGAACGCGGCGTGCTCCTCGTCTCGCCCCGCCGTGCTGCTCGTTCCCAAGGGAAAGAGCTACCTGCTTAACTCCATCACCCTATCTGGCCCGTGCAAGTCCAGCATTGTCTTCATGGTGAAGGGCACGCTCGTGGCTCCACCTAGCAGGTCGGCGTGGAGCGAGGACAACAGAGGTCACTGGATCATGATCCAAGGCATCTTCGGGCTCACCGTCACAGGTGGCGGCACAATCAATGGCAACGGGGATGACTGGTGGAAGAACTCGTGCAAGACCAACAAGGCTTTGCCATGCACAATGGCTCCAACGGCTTTCACGTTTCACCGTTGCGATAGTTTGAAGGTGGAGAACCTGAAAATTTTCAACAGCCAACAGATCCATATGTCTGTTGAGGATTGCAATGATGTGCAGTTGGCTCGCCTGTCCATCACGGCGCCTGGCACGAGCCCGAACACCGACGGCATCCACATAACCCGTAGCAAGGATGTGCAAGTCAGAGATTGCATCATCAAGACCGGGGATGATTGCATGTCGATTGAGGACGGAACTCATAACCTTCATGTCACCAAAGTTGTGTGCGGTCCGGGGCATGGGATCAGCATCGGAAGCTTAGGAGATGACAACTCAAGAGCCGAGGTTTCTGGTATTCTAATTGACTCCGTACAATTATATGGAACTACCAATGGTGCTCGGATCAAGACATGGCAGGGAGGAAGCGGATACGCCAAGGATATCACCTTCCAAAACATTATCATGGACAATGTGCAAAACCCAATCATTATTGACCAGAACTACTGCGACTCGACTACGCCATGCAAGAAGCAACAATCGGCAGTGGAGGTTAGCAATGTGGTGTTCAAGAACATAAGAGGGACAACCATTTCCAAAGATGCTATCAAGCTTAGCTGCAGCAATGATGACTCCTGCTCTGACATTGTCTTGGAGAACATCGACCTGAAAATGGAGGGCGACAAAGGGGAAACCCAAAGCACCTGCCAGAACGCAAAATGGCGAAAGGCGGGAACTGTTATTCCACAACCCTGTGAGGCGAAAAACTAA